From Geomonas agri, one genomic window encodes:
- a CDS encoding ABC transporter ATP-binding protein codes for MAEPIVELKGIGKSFHEGDRERIVFRDASLSIDPGSWVFLFGRSGSGKSTLLNLVSGIDLPDHGEVRVDGADLTRLSERERTLFRRNHIGFVFQFYNLIPTLTVEENVLLPLELSGTLTPAGRRHASELLDAVGLADRGRAFPDRLSGGEQQRVAVARALVHAPKLVLADEPTGNLDAQTGRQVLDLFQRLLRPAGTTLVLVTHSGEVASLADRVLSIKDGVLVDADVPGVKG; via the coding sequence ATGGCAGAACCGATTGTCGAATTGAAGGGGATCGGCAAGAGTTTTCACGAGGGGGACCGGGAGCGGATCGTGTTCCGGGACGCTTCCCTCTCCATAGATCCCGGCTCCTGGGTGTTCCTGTTCGGGCGCAGCGGCTCCGGGAAATCGACCCTGTTGAACCTGGTGTCTGGCATCGACCTTCCCGACCACGGCGAGGTAAGGGTGGACGGCGCCGACTTGACCCGCCTGTCCGAGCGCGAGCGCACCCTGTTTCGCCGCAACCACATCGGCTTCGTCTTCCAGTTCTACAACCTGATACCTACGCTTACCGTCGAGGAGAATGTCCTGCTCCCCCTGGAGCTCTCCGGAACGCTGACCCCGGCTGGGCGCCGGCACGCGTCCGAACTCCTGGACGCGGTGGGGCTCGCTGACCGCGGACGCGCTTTCCCTGACCGGCTCTCCGGCGGAGAGCAGCAGCGGGTGGCCGTCGCCCGCGCCCTGGTGCACGCCCCCAAGCTCGTGCTTGCCGACGAGCCGACCGGCAACCTGGATGCGCAGACCGGACGCCAGGTGCTCGACCTGTTCCAGCGCCTGCTCCGCCCGGCCGGCACCACGCTGGTGCTGGTGACCCATAGCGGCGAGGTGGCATCCCTTGCCGACCGGGTGCTGAGCATCAAGGACGGCGTCCTCGTGGATGCGGACGTCCCGGGAGTTAAGGGATGA
- a CDS encoding ABC transporter permease: MILWRAGMRNVLRHPWLTVLAVLGVALGVAVVTAVDHANEAAQRAFRLAAETVAGRATHQVVGGPTSLDENLYRKIRVGLRVRGSAPVVSGHLQLAGRTFQLIGIDPFAEPPLRSFSSRFADRGVLTELMTRPGTVLMLPESATELGLKRGAAVAADSAGIRRQLVLAGLLEPPDQVSRVALASVLVCDIATAQELLGLVGRLSRIDLVLPEGEEGASVLKEVRAILPPGADIVPAGAKAGALDQMTRAFRLNLKALSLLALVVGMFLIYNTMTFSVVRRRRLIGMLRALGVSRREVFVMICAEALLIGIAGTVAGLAAGALLGSELTRLVTRTINDLYFVMEVRRVPLLPGALWKGALLGVAATLAATMPAALEATGAPPRAVLSRSQVESRRRRLLPLATCGGFFLIAAGCGLFLTERGGIVGGFLGLFAVIVGYTLLVPAAVMLLSALLRPLLELLLGSLGRMAARGVVVSLSRTGVATAALVVAVSAGIGVGIMVGGFRLTVQNWLSNWLQADVYVTSADRGGGRYRPPLDPALVARLSGLAGEAQVTLSRRVRIEGAVGGVEVFSVQVPQRTFLRYPFKEGDPARAWDAFRSGSAVLVSEPYSYRHHLHPGDSVTLRTSRGERRFPVAGVIYDYGSDTGIVIMSRAGYVANFADQSVDGMSFTARPGLSVALLLELVRARVGGDQVMVVSNAQLRQATVEVFDRTFAITGVLRMLTMLVAFVGILSALMAMQVERARELAVLRAIGLTPGQVWGVVCGETVLIGLIAGLLSLPLGIAEALVLIYVINLRSFGWTMQLAITPAQLREALLLAVTAAFLAGIYPSLRIARTSPAVALKEED; this comes from the coding sequence ATGATTCTGTGGCGCGCCGGGATGCGCAACGTGCTGCGCCACCCCTGGCTCACCGTGCTGGCCGTCCTGGGCGTGGCGCTTGGGGTAGCCGTGGTCACCGCGGTGGACCACGCCAACGAGGCTGCCCAGCGCGCTTTTCGCCTGGCAGCGGAAACCGTCGCCGGGCGCGCCACGCACCAGGTGGTCGGCGGCCCCACCTCCCTTGACGAAAACCTCTACCGGAAGATCCGCGTCGGGTTGCGCGTGCGCGGCTCCGCTCCCGTTGTCTCCGGCCACCTGCAGCTCGCCGGCCGTACCTTCCAACTGATCGGTATCGATCCCTTTGCCGAGCCCCCCCTGAGAAGCTTTTCCTCGCGTTTCGCCGACCGCGGCGTGTTGACCGAACTGATGACGCGCCCAGGCACCGTGCTGATGCTCCCGGAGAGCGCTACAGAACTGGGCCTGAAGCGGGGCGCAGCTGTTGCCGCCGACAGCGCCGGCATCCGGCGCCAGCTGGTACTGGCCGGGTTACTCGAGCCCCCGGACCAGGTAAGCCGGGTGGCGCTCGCCTCGGTGCTGGTGTGCGACATCGCCACCGCGCAGGAGTTGCTGGGCCTGGTGGGCCGTCTCTCCCGTATCGACCTGGTCCTGCCGGAAGGGGAGGAGGGTGCGAGTGTGCTCAAGGAGGTGCGCGCCATCCTACCTCCCGGCGCCGACATCGTCCCTGCCGGGGCCAAGGCCGGCGCGCTGGACCAGATGACCCGCGCCTTCCGGCTCAACCTGAAGGCGTTGAGCCTGCTTGCCCTCGTGGTCGGCATGTTCCTTATCTACAACACCATGACCTTCTCGGTGGTGCGCAGGAGACGCCTGATCGGGATGCTTCGGGCGCTCGGGGTGAGCCGCCGGGAAGTCTTCGTCATGATCTGCGCGGAAGCGCTCCTGATCGGGATTGCAGGCACTGTGGCCGGTTTGGCGGCGGGCGCGCTCCTCGGCTCGGAACTGACCCGGCTGGTAACCAGGACCATCAATGACCTCTACTTCGTGATGGAGGTGCGTCGGGTGCCACTGCTTCCAGGCGCGCTGTGGAAGGGGGCTCTGCTCGGCGTCGCCGCCACCCTGGCCGCCACCATGCCCGCCGCCCTTGAGGCGACCGGTGCGCCCCCGCGCGCGGTGCTGTCGCGCTCGCAGGTGGAGTCGCGCCGCCGGAGGCTCCTGCCGCTGGCGACCTGTGGCGGCTTTTTCCTGATCGCTGCCGGCTGCGGGCTGTTCCTCACCGAACGCGGCGGCATCGTCGGGGGCTTCCTCGGGCTCTTCGCCGTCATCGTCGGCTATACCCTGTTGGTCCCCGCCGCGGTCATGCTTCTCAGCGCACTGCTGCGTCCCCTGCTGGAACTGCTGCTCGGCTCCCTGGGCAGGATGGCGGCCCGCGGCGTCGTGGTGTCCCTTTCCCGCACCGGGGTGGCTACCGCGGCACTCGTGGTTGCGGTCTCTGCCGGGATCGGTGTCGGCATCATGGTGGGGGGCTTCCGGCTCACGGTGCAGAACTGGCTTAGCAATTGGCTGCAGGCCGACGTCTACGTGACCTCGGCGGACCGTGGCGGCGGCCGCTACCGTCCTCCGCTCGACCCCGCCTTGGTGGCCCGCCTCTCCGGGCTTGCCGGGGAGGCGCAGGTGACACTCTCGCGCCGGGTCCGCATCGAAGGCGCTGTCGGCGGGGTGGAGGTGTTCTCCGTTCAGGTGCCGCAGCGGACCTTCCTGCGTTACCCCTTCAAGGAGGGGGATCCTGCCCGCGCCTGGGACGCATTCCGTAGCGGCAGCGCGGTGCTGGTTTCCGAGCCCTACAGTTACCGGCATCACCTGCATCCCGGTGACAGCGTCACCCTGCGCACCAGTCGCGGCGAGAGGCGCTTCCCCGTTGCCGGCGTCATCTACGACTACGGCTCAGATACCGGCATCGTCATCATGAGCCGCGCCGGTTACGTCGCCAACTTCGCCGACCAGAGCGTCGACGGCATGTCCTTTACCGCCCGACCCGGGCTCAGTGTGGCGCTGCTTCTTGAGTTGGTACGGGCGAGGGTAGGTGGAGATCAGGTGATGGTGGTTTCCAACGCGCAGCTGCGCCAGGCCACAGTGGAGGTCTTCGACCGCACCTTTGCTATCACCGGGGTGCTGCGCATGCTGACCATGCTGGTGGCCTTCGTGGGGATCCTCTCCGCCCTCATGGCCATGCAGGTGGAGCGTGCCCGCGAGCTCGCGGTGCTGCGCGCCATCGGCCTCACACCGGGGCAGGTCTGGGGCGTGGTCTGCGGAGAGACGGTCCTGATAGGGCTCATTGCCGGGCTGCTGTCGCTTCCCCTGGGGATCGCCGAGGCCCTGGTGCTGATCTACGTGATCAACCTCCGCTCCTTCGGCTGGACCATGCAGCTTGCCATCACCCCCGCGCAACTCCGCGAGGCGCTGCTCCTTGCGGTGACGGCAGCGTTCCTGGCCGGCATCTATCCCTCGCTCAGGATCGCACGCACCTCGCCCGCCGTGGCCTTGAAGGAGGAGGATTAG
- a CDS encoding lipocalin-like domain-containing protein: protein MRRLLILTAVAVCALLLTWYFRSATRTPDSSRQETFSVAQTLGGAAAPGYLRADKPRRFTFPADHGPHPGFRNEWWYFTGNLQTRDGRRFGYQLTFFKTALTPAAVLRASAWGTNEVYMAHFALTDVAGKKYRFAERFSRAALGLAGAGGNPLSVRLEDWTMLQTSPRPWGVRLTAAEPDFAVDFDLVSLKSEVLNGAGGLSRKGATPGNASYYYSIPRMATSGTIRIGTQRFAVSGLSWLDREWSTSALEPDQVGWDWFALQLDDGRDLMFYQLRRRDGSSDPFSGGNLVAADGRSTKLARDEVQLEVVSWWASPASGARYPAVWRLRVPGQGIALEVVPRLPEQELLTAFRYWEGAVEVRGLDGSPGGSGYLEMTGYQAAVEENKEPSR from the coding sequence ATGCGTCGGCTCCTCATCTTGACGGCTGTTGCGGTCTGCGCCCTGCTGCTGACGTGGTATTTCCGGTCTGCCACGCGGACTCCCGACAGCTCTCGACAGGAGACCTTCAGCGTCGCCCAGACCCTGGGTGGCGCCGCTGCGCCCGGGTACCTCCGTGCCGACAAACCGCGCCGGTTCACCTTTCCCGCCGATCACGGGCCGCATCCCGGTTTTCGCAACGAGTGGTGGTATTTCACCGGCAATCTGCAAACCCGCGACGGACGGCGCTTTGGCTACCAGCTGACCTTCTTCAAAACCGCCCTTACTCCCGCCGCCGTGCTGCGGGCATCTGCCTGGGGGACCAACGAGGTTTACATGGCGCACTTCGCGCTGACCGACGTGGCGGGGAAAAAGTACCGTTTCGCCGAGCGCTTCAGCCGGGCCGCACTGGGGCTTGCCGGCGCCGGTGGGAATCCGCTCTCGGTACGCCTGGAGGATTGGACCATGCTGCAGACGTCGCCTCGCCCGTGGGGAGTGCGCCTGACCGCTGCCGAGCCTGACTTCGCCGTCGACTTCGATCTGGTGAGCCTCAAGTCCGAGGTCCTGAACGGGGCAGGGGGGCTCAGTCGCAAGGGGGCGACGCCGGGCAACGCCTCCTACTACTACTCCATTCCACGCATGGCAACCTCGGGGACGATCCGTATCGGGACGCAGCGCTTCGCCGTGAGCGGGCTGTCGTGGCTGGATCGTGAATGGAGCACCAGCGCCCTGGAGCCGGACCAGGTCGGCTGGGACTGGTTCGCCCTGCAGCTCGACGACGGCAGGGACCTGATGTTCTACCAGTTGCGCCGGCGTGACGGCAGTAGCGATCCCTTTTCAGGCGGGAACCTGGTCGCTGCCGACGGCCGCAGCACGAAGCTCGCCCGCGACGAGGTGCAGTTGGAGGTGGTTAGTTGGTGGGCGAGCCCCGCCAGTGGTGCCCGGTACCCGGCGGTGTGGCGGTTGCGGGTTCCCGGACAGGGGATAGCTCTGGAAGTGGTCCCGAGGCTTCCCGAGCAGGAGTTGCTTACCGCGTTTCGCTATTGGGAGGGCGCAGTCGAGGTGCGCGGTTTGGATGGGAGTCCCGGCGGATCAGGATACCTGGAGATGACCGGGTATCAAGCGGCTGTCGAGGAAAACAAGGAACCGTCGCGCTGA
- a CDS encoding EAL domain-containing protein, which yields MKFDSKNSFQNTGSVKTILSRAVVTVLVWTLLLALAVWWNVRVAYQQAFELARTQAHIALAKDLAFRKWASKRGGIYMELGPLVTPSPFLNHVPDRDLQTTRGGQLTLKNPAMIMNEITQEAPQFNGINTRITSRLYINAVDAPDEWERTALFIVEGTRETYHSATLINGKPYLRMMQPMIMEQSCLKCHAWTGIKVGELRGGTDVSIPLAPFYAAAVKQARGIVISHGAIWLLGLASVGFITRRTIRTELERCQQEAQLKEKNLELQDSRQYLLTIIDFLPDATLIIDNLGKVVGWNRELARLTGVPAEKMIGRGDLEYSLPFYGHRRPLLIDLALDPSRDGEGSYEGFTRTGDIVHGECYAPGLSETPAYLTTAASVLRNSKGEVIGAIECIRDKTEQMKTQKRINLLAKIFNESGEAIVITDSENRIMETNRAFAQFTGYSREEALGKNPRVLKSGIEDKKFYENMWRSILETNYWQGEIWDKRKDGSLYPKWLTITAIRGADNVITNYFATFSDITQRKVAEMRIQQLAHTDTLTSLPNRHTLVERLTQSLEQAKRERHSLAVLFIDLDRFKMINDTLGHHVGDLLLKEVASRLKGALRAEDVVARFGGDEFVVVQPRIRSQVEPAHLAEKILKTVAAPYFLDNNTVYTSPSIGISVFPSDGTTVAELFKNADAAMYHAKAAGRNTYQMFTKEMHTAARQRLAIENSLRSAVANDEFVLHYQPQVEPVSGKLVSFEALVRWQSPDNGLVYPDRFIPVAEETGMILEIGRQVFEKACRQAVRWREAGLPLVPIAVNLSARQLRQPDLPEMLSAIMKECGADPEMIELEVTESMTMERPVESTRILGALKAMGIGLSLDDFGTGYSSLSYLKLFPVDKLKIDRSFVKDIEVDPDDAAIASATIAMAHTLGKKVVAEGVETEAQLEFLVQHGCDIIQGYFYSKPLTAEDAEQYLAQRAQKGTV from the coding sequence GTGAAATTCGATTCCAAAAATTCCTTCCAGAACACTGGCTCCGTAAAAACAATCCTCTCTAGAGCTGTAGTTACCGTCCTGGTGTGGACCCTGCTGCTGGCCCTCGCCGTGTGGTGGAACGTGCGCGTCGCCTACCAGCAGGCTTTCGAACTGGCCAGAACCCAAGCCCACATAGCACTTGCCAAGGACCTGGCCTTCAGAAAGTGGGCATCCAAACGCGGCGGGATCTACATGGAACTCGGGCCGCTGGTCACGCCGAGCCCCTTTCTGAATCACGTGCCTGACCGCGACCTGCAGACTACCAGGGGGGGGCAGTTGACGCTGAAAAACCCCGCCATGATCATGAACGAGATCACCCAGGAAGCGCCCCAGTTCAACGGTATCAATACCAGGATTACCTCCAGGTTGTACATCAACGCTGTCGACGCCCCGGACGAGTGGGAGCGAACCGCACTGTTCATCGTGGAGGGGACCCGCGAGACTTACCATAGCGCCACGCTTATCAACGGGAAACCCTACCTGCGCATGATGCAGCCCATGATCATGGAACAGTCCTGTCTCAAGTGTCACGCCTGGACCGGTATCAAGGTTGGTGAACTGCGCGGTGGGACCGACGTCTCTATACCGTTGGCGCCTTTTTATGCCGCGGCGGTGAAGCAGGCACGGGGCATCGTAATAAGTCACGGCGCTATCTGGCTTCTTGGTCTCGCTTCGGTCGGTTTCATCACGCGCCGTACGATCAGGACCGAGTTGGAGCGCTGCCAACAAGAGGCCCAGCTCAAGGAGAAAAACCTGGAACTGCAGGATTCCAGGCAGTACCTCTTGACCATTATTGATTTTCTCCCAGATGCGACCCTGATTATCGACAATCTTGGCAAGGTAGTGGGGTGGAACCGTGAACTGGCCAGGCTGACCGGCGTTCCCGCCGAAAAGATGATCGGTCGTGGCGATCTCGAATACTCACTTCCTTTCTACGGTCACCGGCGCCCCCTACTGATCGACCTGGCGTTGGATCCCAGCCGCGACGGCGAGGGGAGCTATGAAGGGTTTACCCGTACCGGTGACATTGTGCATGGTGAATGCTACGCTCCCGGCCTTAGTGAGACCCCTGCCTACCTGACCACCGCCGCCTCGGTGTTGCGCAACTCGAAAGGGGAGGTTATCGGCGCCATCGAGTGTATCAGGGACAAGACTGAGCAGATGAAGACCCAGAAGCGGATCAACCTGCTTGCCAAGATCTTCAATGAGAGCGGCGAGGCCATCGTCATTACCGACAGCGAAAACAGGATCATGGAGACCAACAGGGCCTTCGCCCAGTTCACCGGTTACTCCCGCGAGGAAGCATTGGGCAAAAACCCGCGAGTACTCAAGTCCGGCATAGAGGACAAGAAGTTTTACGAGAACATGTGGCGCTCCATCCTGGAAACCAACTACTGGCAGGGAGAGATCTGGGACAAGCGCAAGGATGGTTCCCTCTATCCCAAGTGGCTCACTATCACGGCCATTCGCGGCGCGGATAACGTCATAACCAACTACTTCGCGACTTTCTCGGACATCACCCAGCGCAAGGTCGCGGAGATGCGGATCCAGCAGTTGGCACACACGGATACGCTCACCTCTTTGCCCAACAGGCACACCTTGGTGGAGCGGCTGACCCAGTCTCTGGAACAGGCGAAGCGGGAACGACACTCTCTCGCCGTCCTCTTCATCGACCTGGATCGTTTCAAAATGATAAACGACACCCTGGGCCATCATGTTGGGGACTTGTTGCTCAAGGAGGTGGCGTCCCGACTCAAGGGCGCACTACGGGCCGAAGATGTCGTGGCCCGTTTCGGTGGAGACGAGTTCGTGGTAGTGCAACCCCGGATCCGGTCGCAGGTCGAGCCCGCGCATCTGGCCGAAAAAATTCTGAAGACGGTGGCCGCCCCCTATTTCCTGGATAACAACACGGTCTACACCAGTCCCAGCATTGGCATCAGCGTCTTCCCCAGCGACGGAACCACCGTGGCCGAACTGTTCAAGAACGCCGATGCGGCCATGTATCACGCCAAGGCTGCCGGGCGCAACACGTACCAGATGTTCACTAAAGAGATGCATACCGCCGCCCGACAGCGACTTGCCATCGAGAACAGCCTGCGCAGCGCCGTCGCCAATGACGAGTTCGTACTCCACTACCAGCCCCAGGTGGAACCGGTTAGTGGCAAGCTGGTGAGCTTCGAGGCGCTGGTGCGCTGGCAGAGTCCTGATAACGGCCTGGTCTACCCGGACCGGTTCATTCCTGTGGCTGAAGAGACCGGGATGATACTGGAGATCGGTCGGCAGGTATTTGAGAAGGCGTGCCGTCAGGCGGTGCGGTGGCGTGAAGCTGGGCTTCCGTTGGTACCGATCGCGGTTAACCTCTCGGCCCGGCAACTGCGGCAGCCAGATCTACCCGAGATGCTGTCGGCGATCATGAAGGAGTGCGGCGCTGATCCCGAAATGATCGAGCTCGAGGTGACCGAAAGCATGACCATGGAGCGTCCGGTTGAAAGTACGCGTATTCTTGGCGCGTTGAAGGCGATGGGCATTGGCCTCTCCCTCGACGATTTCGGCACCGGTTACTCGTCACTCAGCTACTTGAAGCTCTTCCCGGTGGACAAGCTGAAGATCGACCGCTCTTTCGTAAAGGATATCGAGGTCGATCCTGACGATGCCGCTATCGCCTCCGCGACCATCGCTATGGCGCATACGCTTGGCAAGAAGGTAGTGGCGGAAGGGGTTGAGACCGAGGCCCAGCTCGAGTTCCTGGTGCAGCATGGCTGTGACATTATCCAGGGGTATTTCTACAGCAAGCCTCTGACAGCAGAAGATGCCGAGCAGTATCTGGCGCAACGCGCACAGAAAGGGACCGTCTGA
- a CDS encoding type II toxin-antitoxin system RelE/ParE family toxin, which yields MIGCRVEEYLQEDGTSPYEDWFLTLDTLAAAKLSVAKLKMEQGNLSNVKWFRGIGEYRLDWGPGYRIYVGRDGDRLIILLGGGTKKGQQKDIERAIVLWKEYQKRKKEK from the coding sequence ATGATCGGGTGTCGCGTCGAAGAATACCTGCAAGAGGATGGCACCAGTCCATACGAGGATTGGTTCTTAACTCTGGATACGCTTGCCGCTGCCAAGCTTTCAGTTGCGAAGCTGAAAATGGAGCAAGGGAACCTCTCCAACGTGAAGTGGTTTCGCGGTATCGGTGAGTACCGTTTGGACTGGGGACCCGGATACCGCATCTATGTGGGGCGCGATGGCGACAGGCTCATCATCCTTTTAGGTGGCGGCACCAAAAAAGGGCAGCAAAAGGATATCGAGCGGGCCATCGTACTATGGAAGGAGTATCAAAAGCGCAAGAAGGAGAAGTAA
- a CDS encoding helix-turn-helix domain-containing transcriptional regulator, whose translation MALTRDFKETVKKRVEQDPDFAKALLHEAIDLMLDGDSATAKLILRDLINATVGFEQLAQEVQKPCKSLHRMLSASGNPTMENLSAIFATMKKALRVRVETTVTAV comes from the coding sequence ATGGCTTTGACGCGTGATTTTAAAGAGACGGTAAAGAAGAGGGTGGAGCAGGATCCTGATTTTGCAAAAGCCCTTTTGCACGAGGCCATCGATCTTATGTTGGATGGTGATTCTGCCACTGCGAAACTCATTCTTCGCGATCTTATCAACGCGACGGTTGGGTTTGAGCAATTAGCCCAAGAGGTTCAGAAACCGTGTAAGAGCTTGCATCGTATGCTTTCCGCAAGTGGTAACCCCACCATGGAAAACCTGTCTGCCATCTTTGCCACCATGAAAAAGGCATTGCGTGTTCGGGTTGAGACCACGGTGACTGCGGTTTAG
- a CDS encoding lipocalin family protein, whose amino-acid sequence MKKLSLWLTLLLSGCAGMPERVKPVDNFDVQKYLGKWYEIARLDHSFERGLSRVTAEYSLREDGGLKVVNRGYLAKESRWKEAIGKAYFVDAPDKGYLKVSFFGPFYGSYVIVDLDHDSYQYSLVCGPNTNYLWILSRSPEMEASVKDRLVAKAAALGFDTSKLIFITHN is encoded by the coding sequence ATGAAGAAATTATCGCTGTGGTTGACGCTGTTGTTGTCGGGGTGCGCGGGGATGCCTGAGCGTGTTAAGCCGGTCGATAACTTTGACGTGCAGAAATACCTGGGCAAATGGTACGAGATCGCACGTCTCGATCACTCCTTCGAGCGGGGCCTCAGCCGGGTAACCGCGGAATACAGCCTGCGGGAAGATGGCGGCCTCAAGGTAGTCAACCGGGGCTACCTGGCCAAAGAAAGCAGGTGGAAAGAGGCCATTGGCAAGGCATATTTTGTTGATGCTCCTGACAAAGGATACCTGAAGGTTTCCTTCTTCGGACCATTTTACGGTTCCTATGTTATAGTTGACCTCGACCATGACAGTTACCAATACTCCCTGGTCTGTGGTCCAAACACCAATTATCTGTGGATCCTGTCACGTAGTCCTGAGATGGAAGCTTCAGTCAAAGATCGGCTCGTTGCAAAGGCGGCAGCTCTTGGCTTCGACACGAGCAAGTTGATCTTTATCACCCACAACTAG
- a CDS encoding cytochrome c3 family protein, producing the protein MDKRFPGRKSAVTMLHRCRFLFSLLPAFLLLLIYVVPAHAADSCTDCHSDRARMTSLGFPHLAVTPEEVEQQSGMNAGCVDCHMGDPANSDRTAAHQGMGRLHLVRKKGLLAETTERKAPLELTGNPMTRIKNQVIKDGKAVIDPNVALVLYHDKRLDNLSQDFSTIEQTCGSCHAKEFSEFTRSTMAQNGKQSRYQSWSDPQRGPHNCGVWFDGNYEKIAPNTAVPFSREQSALNQRSCNTCHVGCLDCHYDPQPRDASNLRAGMHTFNRVPKPESCYGGGRGQICHAGPEERRRGAGYFGGTYANPEGMEPDIHQVKKVVCLDCHENSGSNRGLGHAMVKRQGRCDKCHERQLASHQKSLHKSLACEACHIQNVSGYQGTYWGPGKLAGMETPYFKYKEYYGIMKEPILIRDQKGRWIPVKPFPMAVMNQKESALKPGLHWRWPADLPDLQRTDDAFGYVGLFGGLPENNKALLWIQMDKVSHKYGKSRSCASCHDLVDGEQRQVVQWDFSDAGALPFSGSHTVTAGKKGLSIRDPKSEKIEVSAGYRLSSLAPWFYLKDRWHIDGDFSLPSLRDRELYTRVRGDVGKARTAKVIH; encoded by the coding sequence ATGGACAAACGCTTTCCTGGCCGAAAGAGTGCTGTAACCATGCTGCACCGCTGCCGGTTTCTCTTCTCGCTTCTTCCCGCTTTCTTGCTCCTCCTCATTTACGTCGTCCCTGCCCACGCCGCTGACTCTTGCACCGACTGTCATAGCGACCGCGCCAGGATGACCTCTCTTGGTTTTCCGCACCTCGCTGTGACCCCTGAAGAAGTGGAGCAGCAATCGGGAATGAATGCGGGATGTGTAGATTGCCACATGGGTGATCCTGCCAATTCAGACCGTACCGCCGCCCACCAGGGCATGGGGAGACTGCACCTGGTGCGCAAAAAGGGGCTGCTCGCCGAGACGACCGAACGGAAGGCTCCCCTGGAACTGACCGGCAATCCGATGACCCGCATCAAGAACCAGGTCATCAAAGACGGGAAGGCCGTCATCGATCCCAATGTCGCCCTGGTTCTGTACCATGACAAGCGTCTGGACAACCTTTCCCAGGATTTCTCAACTATCGAGCAGACCTGCGGTTCTTGCCACGCGAAGGAGTTCTCCGAGTTCACCCGGAGCACGATGGCGCAAAACGGTAAGCAGAGCCGCTACCAGAGCTGGAGCGATCCGCAGCGCGGTCCACATAACTGCGGCGTGTGGTTCGATGGCAACTATGAAAAGATTGCCCCCAACACCGCGGTTCCTTTCTCCAGGGAACAAAGCGCTCTCAACCAGCGCAGCTGCAACACCTGCCACGTCGGTTGTCTCGATTGTCACTATGATCCTCAGCCGCGGGATGCCAGCAATCTCAGGGCGGGGATGCACACCTTCAACAGGGTGCCGAAGCCAGAGAGCTGCTATGGTGGCGGCCGCGGCCAGATCTGCCATGCCGGCCCGGAAGAGCGCCGCCGAGGCGCCGGCTATTTCGGCGGAACTTACGCCAACCCCGAGGGAATGGAGCCGGACATCCACCAGGTGAAGAAGGTGGTCTGCCTGGACTGCCACGAGAACAGCGGCTCCAACCGCGGGCTGGGACATGCCATGGTTAAGCGGCAGGGGCGTTGCGACAAATGCCACGAGCGGCAACTCGCCAGCCACCAGAAGTCGCTGCACAAGTCGCTCGCCTGCGAGGCGTGCCACATCCAGAATGTCTCGGGGTACCAGGGGACCTATTGGGGGCCGGGAAAGCTGGCGGGGATGGAGACGCCATACTTCAAGTACAAGGAATATTACGGCATCATGAAGGAGCCGATCCTGATCCGCGACCAGAAGGGGCGCTGGATCCCGGTGAAACCGTTTCCGATGGCAGTCATGAACCAGAAGGAGTCTGCGCTGAAACCCGGGTTGCACTGGCGATGGCCTGCCGATCTGCCCGATCTGCAGCGCACCGACGACGCCTTCGGCTATGTCGGTCTCTTCGGCGGCCTCCCCGAAAACAACAAGGCCCTGCTCTGGATTCAGATGGACAAGGTGTCCCACAAATACGGGAAAAGCCGCTCCTGTGCCTCTTGTCATGATTTGGTTGACGGCGAACAGCGCCAGGTGGTGCAATGGGATTTCAGCGACGCCGGCGCATTGCCCTTCAGTGGCAGCCACACGGTGACTGCCGGGAAGAAGGGGCTATCAATACGCGACCCGAAATCAGAAAAGATTGAGGTCTCTGCCGGTTACCGGCTTTCCAGCCTGGCGCCGTGGTTCTATCTGAAGGACCGCTGGCACATCGACGGCGACTTCTCGCTGCCGTCGCTCAGGGATCGGGAACTGTACACCCGAGTCAGGGGAGATGTTGGCAAGGCGCGTACGGCGAAGGTAATTCATTGA
- a CDS encoding superoxide dismutase has translation MTAFTAKDYSELIGMPGFSEALLNNHFTLYQGYVKNSNALDEQLMQLRKDGKGSDPTFAELKRRFGWEFNGMKLHELYFENLGGNQPINQDGRLAARLHQDFGSYDEWVQDFKSVGAMRGIGWAILYQDAHSGKLMNCWINEHDVGHPACCVPILVMDVFEHAFMTDYGLKRADYINSFFQNIEWTKAEERMQM, from the coding sequence ATGACGGCGTTCACGGCAAAAGACTACTCCGAGCTGATCGGGATGCCCGGATTCAGCGAGGCGCTCCTCAACAACCACTTCACCCTGTACCAGGGGTATGTGAAAAACAGTAACGCCCTCGACGAGCAGCTCATGCAACTGCGCAAGGACGGCAAAGGTTCCGACCCCACATTTGCGGAACTGAAGAGGCGTTTCGGGTGGGAGTTCAACGGCATGAAACTGCATGAACTCTACTTCGAAAACCTCGGCGGCAACCAGCCCATCAACCAGGACGGCAGGCTGGCGGCCCGTTTGCACCAGGACTTCGGAAGCTACGACGAGTGGGTCCAGGACTTCAAGTCCGTCGGGGCCATGCGCGGCATCGGCTGGGCAATTCTGTACCAAGACGCCCACAGTGGCAAGCTGATGAACTGCTGGATCAACGAGCACGACGTCGGTCACCCCGCCTGCTGCGTACCGATCCTGGTGATGGACGTCTTCGAACACGCCTTCATGACCGATTACGGCCTCAAGCGCGCCGACTACATCAACTCCTTCTTCCAGAACATCGAGTGGACCAAGGCCGAGGAAAGGATGCAGATGTAA